Genomic DNA from Gemmatimonas sp.:
GAACGATGAGATGGCTGACGCAGAGTCGCCGATGGAAAGATGTTCGGTGCCGCGGAGAAACAGCGACTCGGCTGAGTCGGCGATCGGCTGAGCGCTCGCTGGGGAGGAACTGACGAGCGTGACAGTCACGAGGAGCCACAGTCGTCTTGGGGCATTCAACATTGGAAACGCTCGGTGGAGTTCATATCTTCAGACCCACGAACCTCTGCCGTCGGTAAGGTGACGGCAGGTATCAGGAGCTGTCAATGCGAGCGCGGCCGGGTCCGTCCCGTCACTCGGTTGTGGACCGCCGACGTCGCAGCCACTTCTCTCCCTCCACCGCGAACAGCACCACCGACGACACCGCAACGCACACCGCGAGTTCCCGCCACGAGAGCGGCACCGTGTGGAAGATGCGATTCATCGCCGGCACGTACAGCGTGCCAAGTTGCAACACGAACGCCCCGACGACGGCGTAGAACAGGGCCGGGTTGCCGCGTACGCCCAGAGTCCAGATCGAGAGCCGCTCGGAGCGAATCGCAATCAGGTGGAACAGCTGCGAGAGCGTGAGCACGGTGAACGTCATCGTCTGCCAATGACTGTTCCCCTCGCGGATCGTGAGCGCCTGGGTACTCAGGGCCAGCGCGGCCATCAGCAGGCCGACCCACAACGCGTGCTGCCACAGGCCACCTGCCAGCAAGCTTTCCTGCGGTGAGCGCGGCGGCCGCTGCATACTATCCGGCTCGGCCGGCTCGGTGGCCAGTGTAATGCCGGGCAGGCCATCGGTGACGAGATTCATCCACAGGATGTGAATCGGCAGTAACGGCAGCGGCAGTCCCAAGAACGGCGCGAGAAAGAGCGTCCAGATCTCGCCCGCGTTCGTGGACAGCACGAAGCGCACGAAGCGCCGGATGTTGTCGTAGATGCGACGCCCTTCGTGCACCGCCTTCACGATGGTGGCGAAGTTGTCGTCGAGCAGCACCATGTGCGCCGCCTCGCGAGCCACATCGGTGCCGCCACGTCCCATCGCGATGCCGATGTTGGCGCGCTTGAGCGCCGGTGCGTCGTTCACCCCGTCGCCAGTCATCGCGACGTACTCGCCGCGCGACTGCAGCGCTTTCACGATACGCAGTTTGTCTTCAGGGGCCACGCGCGCAAACACGCGCACCTCGGTCACGCGTTGCGCGAGGTCTTCGTCGGATAGCCCCGGGATGTCTTGCCCGGTGAGTACCACATCGTTGGCACCAGCGATGCCCAATCGCGTGGCGATCGCGAGGGCAGTAGCGGGGTGATCACCGGTAATCATGACCACGTGAATGCCGGCCGCCTGACAGGTTTCCACGGCCGCTTTCGCTTCGGCACGCGGCGGGTCGATAAGTCCGACCAGCGCCAGTAGCGTGAGCTCCTGCTCGGCGTGTTCGGGCGAGTCCGGCTGCTCAGTGAGCGTACGCGTGGCGATCGCCAGCACGCGCATGCCGGCCGCGGCCATCGATTCGGCCTGCTGCAGCACGCGCGCCGCGTCGATGGGCACGATCGCCTCGGCGCTCCGCATGGTCGTGCAGCCGGCGATCACGCGCTCGGGCGCGCCTTTGGTGCATACGATGACGCGGCTCTCATGGCGATGTATCGTCGTCATGCGCGCCCGTTCCGACGAGAACGGCACCTCGCCCACGCGCGGCCAGTGCGCGTCGAGCGCGCTCTTGTTCACGCCGGCGTCGGCGCCCGCGCGCACGAGGGCCGTCTCGGTAGGATCGCCCACCAGCGCGCCCTCTGCACCGACGGTGACGTCGGTGCACAACGTCATGACTTCGGACAGCGGCGTGAGGTCGTGCGCCGGCGGCTGTGACAACGTCCACGCCGTGCCGTCGCCGAGCACGACGGTGTCCACGTGCATCCGGTTCTCGGTGAGCGTGCCGGTCTTGTCGGTGCAGATGTACGTCACCGAGCCGAGCGTCTCCACGGCGGGAAGTCGGCGGATCAAGGCCTGCTGCTTTACCATGCGTCGCGCGCCGAGGGCGAGCGAGATGGCGACCACGGCGGGAAGCGCTTCGGGAATGGCCGCCACGGCAAGGCTCAGCGCCGTCATGAACATCAGCAGCACCGGCTCGCCGCGCAGGAGACCGGCTGCGAAGATGATGGTGCAGAGCGCCACCACGGCGATGGCGAGCTTGCGCCCGAGCACGGACAGGCGCTGCTGCAGGGGTGACGGTGATTCGGGCTCGTCGCGCAGCATGGCGGCAATGCGACCGAGCTCGGTGCGCATGCCGGTGGCAACCACGATGCCGGTTCCGCGTCCGGCGACGACTGTCGTGCCCTTGAAGCTCATGCACGTCTGATCGCCCACGGCACTGGCGTTTGACGGACACGCGGCGGGATCCTTGCGGCTGGGTACCGACTCGCCGGTGAGCGCTGCCTCCTCGATGCTGAGATGCACTGCGTCGAGCAGACGCATATCGGCCGGCACGATGTTGCCCGCTGCAAGCAGTACGATGTCGCCCGGCACCAGCGCGGTCGATGGCACCGACACTTCCGTGCCGTCGCGCCTCACCTGCGTGAGCGGCTGGGCAAGCGCGCCGAGTGCGGCCATGGCGCGGTCGGCGCGATACTCCTGCGCGAATCCGAGGGCCGCGTTCAGGCTCACGATCGCGATGATGGCGATCATATCCTCCGGCTCGCCTACGACGCCCGCAATGAGCGCGGCCACGAGCAACACCACCACCATGGTGTCGGCGAACTGTGCCAGGAGCATGCGCAGGAGACCGCGACTGCGCGCGTGTTGCAGCACG
This window encodes:
- a CDS encoding cation-translocating P-type ATPase; the protein is MSRAPFALTRSTDSTAPDSPAAATPWHATSAEQTLATLESSAERGLSADVVQARTIEYGENVLQHARSRGLLRMLLAQFADTMVVVLLVAALIAGVVGEPEDMIAIIAIVSLNAALGFAQEYRADRAMAALGALAQPLTQVRRDGTEVSVPSTALVPGDIVLLAAGNIVPADMRLLDAVHLSIEEAALTGESVPSRKDPAACPSNASAVGDQTCMSFKGTTVVAGRGTGIVVATGMRTELGRIAAMLRDEPESPSPLQQRLSVLGRKLAIAVVALCTIIFAAGLLRGEPVLLMFMTALSLAVAAIPEALPAVVAISLALGARRMVKQQALIRRLPAVETLGSVTYICTDKTGTLTENRMHVDTVVLGDGTAWTLSQPPAHDLTPLSEVMTLCTDVTVGAEGALVGDPTETALVRAGADAGVNKSALDAHWPRVGEVPFSSERARMTTIHRHESRVIVCTKGAPERVIAGCTTMRSAEAIVPIDAARVLQQAESMAAAGMRVLAIATRTLTEQPDSPEHAEQELTLLALVGLIDPPRAEAKAAVETCQAAGIHVVMITGDHPATALAIATRLGIAGANDVVLTGQDIPGLSDEDLAQRVTEVRVFARVAPEDKLRIVKALQSRGEYVAMTGDGVNDAPALKRANIGIAMGRGGTDVAREAAHMVLLDDNFATIVKAVHEGRRIYDNIRRFVRFVLSTNAGEIWTLFLAPFLGLPLPLLPIHILWMNLVTDGLPGITLATEPAEPDSMQRPPRSPQESLLAGGLWQHALWVGLLMAALALSTQALTIREGNSHWQTMTFTVLTLSQLFHLIAIRSERLSIWTLGVRGNPALFYAVVGAFVLQLGTLYVPAMNRIFHTVPLSWRELAVCVAVSSVVLFAVEGEKWLRRRRSTTE